In the genome of Leptospira ryugenii, the window AATTCACGGAATCTACGCTTGCACTACCGGGGTGGAGATTAAAATCCTGAGTGTTTTTCCTGGTAAAAAATTTAAAGACACATGTATCTCCGAAATCATACTCAAAATCCCCGATCCTAAATGGCCAGAAGAACGAGTCAAAGAAGTCGCAAAAGAAAAAGAAAGCTGCCGCTAGCATTTCTATCCTACTTCGTTTCTTTCTTTTGGATCACGAGTATCTATTCTTTGAATTTGAAACGAGAGATAGTGATCTTGGAGATACACAAGTCGAAGCGAGTCTTTGTCTCTGTCGATTTTGAGATGGAGGGGAGACTTGAGAAACCTTTGGGCATCGGCTTTCCGGAAACCGATTTCTTTCCTTTACAAAACTTTTTTGTCCAATGGGATGGGCTCTCTCTTCCCGTGGAAAGATGGAAAGCAAAGCCTGGTTTTACCTACCGCATTGGCAATTTATCTCTTCCAGCAATCCATCATTTTTATCTAGGTCCAAGTTCTTTATCACAGCATAGATTGCTCACACGCTACGAATACCAGGCACCTCAAATGAGTGGAAGTAAATCACCAAAGGGAATCTACCTGGAGTACATTCTACAAACTGGCTCAACATGGGATTCTTGGATTGAGGAGGTCATTTTTATTATCAGAGGGAAAGACTTTCATTGCAGTCGTTTATTTGTGCTACCAGATTCCTATAGAGGGTCCTGTACAGAATCAGGAGAGTACCTGATACGGCTGCAAAATATCGAACCAAAGATGGATTTCCGTTTCATTCTGGAAGATTAACCTACCAATCTGTTGAGGTCTTTTATTCATTTTATACGAATTTTTTTTCACGAATCTTTCTTCTTTCGAGTTCTGATTTATAAGTCAGGACGATTCTGCACCCAAGATCGGGTATAAAGGAAGGAAAGGAGATTCCCATGAACAACTTTAATTCTTCAACCAAAGAGACGCTAAAAGCGAATGGTTTAAAACTAATGCTCGGTACAATCCTAGTGTTTAGCCTCCCAGTTTTGGCAGGTCCGACTAAGAAGGTATCGAAAACCCCTAACCAAAGTCCAGTTGCCTCCACTCAGGAGAAAGTAGATTGCATAACAGAGATGGAGGTCGTAGCTGCGCAAAAAGCCTGGGGCCAAGGAATTATAGAAATTGGAAAGGTCTACACACAAGGTGGCGACTACGTAGAGGCAGCGGCTAAACATATCAATAAATTCTATGGCTATGATTTGAGCCTAGTCCTCTTCAAACCTACCCTTGCCTCGGTAGACCAATTCCGAACTTCGTTTGACTCGGCTCTCTCCTACTTTGTTGGTGGAAATCCTGCATTCCCAGAAGACAAGGGATTCGCAATCAAACCTTGGGCTGCCGTGCGATGGAAAAATTATGGCATTGTCAATAACAGCTGCAATATGGCAGTGGCGATGGGAAACTACTGGTTCACTCCAGCTGCTGGCGGTGCCGATACAAAAGTAGAATACTCATTTGGCTATGTGAAAGGCAAAGACGGTGAACTAAAAATTGTAGTCCACCACTCTTCTATCCCTTTCAATCCGAACTAGGAAGCTGGCATCAGGGTGCAGAGGTTCTCTTAACAAGAGAAATCCTGCACCCTATTTTTTTTGGAAAAGAGTTTACATTAAAAGGATGGACTTAAATTTCCAAGTGCTCCAGCACGTAACTTTGAGAAGGTGGATTCCAGTCTCTCTTTAGTGGATAGACATAAGGAACCCATCCAATGGTAATCTTCCGCCAAATGTCTTGCCTGTAAAAATAAGAACTCAGCCTTAGATGTGGTAGTATTACATTTGATGTCTCGGTCCTCTCCTTGCAACACCATCACAGTATGTTCCGCAACAGATCCAAAGCCCTCCACTTCAATATTTCCCACAACTGCTACAAGAAGAGTAATCACATCTTTCTTCACTTGAAAGCGAATGTCTGTTTCGGGAGATAGATGGGCATCTAAAAAAAGAAAAGGAGGTGCTGTGCTCTGGATGGGTGAACTCATGTTTCCATACGAGCCAGTTAATACACGCACTTCCTTTCCTAACTCTTTCACAATGGGGACTGTATCAGAGGCTAAATGAAAGGCTTGTCCTTTCGACAATTCATCAGCGGCCGGCATTTTGACAAACATCTGCAAGCCAAAACAATCAGTCCCGAGCTCTGTTGGGATCTCCTCATGAAACATCCCTTCACCTGCTTGTGTCCAATGGAGACTGCCTGGTTCGATGAGGGAACGGTCCCCAAAACTATCTCGATTCTGAAACGATCCTTCCGAGGAGGGAAATAAATATGTGATCGCTGAAAATCCAGAATGTGGGTGGGGCGGAAAGGTAGGTTTGGACATATGAAAAAGATCTAAATTCAAAAAAGGATTCAGTGGTTTGGGACAGCGAAAGCCATAGGAATGGAAGGCATCGCTAAATACCTGGTATTGCATCTTGACTTGGTAAGAGTGGGGCTCGTCGTTCATAGGCATTAGACTGAAATCTGTATTGACAATTATCTATGTATTTACATATATGTAAATACATAGATAGGAGAAGACAATGCAGCCAAAGGAAATAGATACCTCACCTACGGGACTTTACCGGGTTCGCTTCCAAGATTGCGATCCGTTTGGACATTTAAACAATGCAAGGTACATAGACTATGCCCTCGATGCCAGAGAGGACCAGCTACGGCGTTACTATGGTTTTGATATCCCCTCTTGGACCCAATCAGCGGGGAAAGGTTGGGTTGTTTCCAAGATGAAAGCGAACTATGTGAAACCAATCCTATGGAATGAAGAAGTACGCATTTCCACTCGACTTGTGGCATTAGGAGAAGGTTCTCTATGGGTAGAGGCTATTTTTTCTGATCCTAAAACCTCGAAATTGAAATCGGTCGTATGGGGAGATTTCGTCTACGTGGATGTTAAATCGGGTAGGCCAGCAAGGCATGAAAGTGATTTGAAGGAGTTTTTAAATTCTATTTTATACCGAGAAGAATGGCAAGGTAAGGAAAGCATTGACCTAAGGGTACAATCCATCCGAAATCTGGTAGCAGTGTAAAAACTGCTAGCCAGCCTTGTTCTTTTTTTGTGAAATTTTTCTATGGCTGCCCAAAAACAAAGCAAATCAGTCGCAAGCAAACATTCTAACAAAGTAAAGAATGTAGAAACTGTATCCTCTTTACCGAATCAGTTTGTTCGAGAAATGAGAAAAGGTGGGGTTCGCTGTTTACATTTAAACCTTAGGCGTGCAGTTCGTACGGTAGATCGCCATTTTGACTTCGCTTTGGAAGTTGTGGGTCTCACTGCAAATCGATTTAATATCCTAATGACTCTCGGTGCGAATCCGAAAGGGATGGAACTTGCCCCTTTAGCGCAATTGTTAGTGTACGATCGCTCAACCTTGCTTAGAAATTTGGAACCATTGGAAAAAGCGAAATGGATTTCTGATATACCCTCTGATACCAAAAGAGCACGTAAGATTTCTTTAACTCCTGAAGGCATTCAGAAATTAAAAGAAGGCTTAGTAGCCTGGAACAAGGCCCAAAAGAAAGCAGAATCCGTCTTAGGTGGCTCAGATTACAACCTCATTCTCAAAAAATTAAGACTCTTAGCAAACCAAGAACATTTTTTGGATACAGACAAATTTGCGGATTGATGTTTATCTTTCCGTTCGCAAGATTATGAATCGGATTATTTTTTGTATTTTTCTGCGAAAATAGAGTCGCCTTTCCTGATCATTGACTTTCTATCAGGTGAACGGCTAGTCGAAAGTGAACGTGTATGCGAAAAAAAAATAGTCTTTTCGATCAATACAAAAAATCCTCACCTTTTTGGTTGCTAGCCATCTCACTCGCGTTTTATTTCTCTGCCTTTGTCGCCTGTAAACCTCCCGTATTAGAAAATTCTTGTGACCCCGCCAGCCAAAAAAATCGAAATATCGCTTTCACAATTGCAGTCAACAAGGAGTCTTTGTTCCTGTGTTCAAATTCTATTGTTTCCCTACTTTCTGGCAATAGCTCACTCTTAACACTTTCTTACCCTCAGAATAGTTATAGTTTTACCCGAGGAGTCCAGATCCCGACCATCACTCCCTCGGTCACAGGCAATCCTAGCTCATGTAGCGCATCTCCTTCGCTACCTCCGGGGCTTTCCCTTGATGCAAACACTTGTGTTATCCGGGGGACACCTTCGTCTACACAGCCACCCACCAATCATACAATCACTGCATCAAATAGTTTAACGAGCGTAAGTGTAACGATCTCCTTGGTTGTAAACGGTAGCTCAACAGCCAATGTATGGACAATTCG includes:
- a CDS encoding pirin family protein, yielding MNDEPHSYQVKMQYQVFSDAFHSYGFRCPKPLNPFLNLDLFHMSKPTFPPHPHSGFSAITYLFPSSEGSFQNRDSFGDRSLIEPGSLHWTQAGEGMFHEEIPTELGTDCFGLQMFVKMPAADELSKGQAFHLASDTVPIVKELGKEVRVLTGSYGNMSSPIQSTAPPFLFLDAHLSPETDIRFQVKKDVITLLVAVVGNIEVEGFGSVAEHTVMVLQGEDRDIKCNTTTSKAEFLFLQARHLAEDYHWMGSLCLSTKERLESTFSKLRAGALGNLSPSF
- a CDS encoding acyl-CoA thioesterase, whose product is MQPKEIDTSPTGLYRVRFQDCDPFGHLNNARYIDYALDAREDQLRRYYGFDIPSWTQSAGKGWVVSKMKANYVKPILWNEEVRISTRLVALGEGSLWVEAIFSDPKTSKLKSVVWGDFVYVDVKSGRPARHESDLKEFLNSILYREEWQGKESIDLRVQSIRNLVAV
- a CDS encoding MarR family winged helix-turn-helix transcriptional regulator, whose protein sequence is MAAQKQSKSVASKHSNKVKNVETVSSLPNQFVREMRKGGVRCLHLNLRRAVRTVDRHFDFALEVVGLTANRFNILMTLGANPKGMELAPLAQLLVYDRSTLLRNLEPLEKAKWISDIPSDTKRARKISLTPEGIQKLKEGLVAWNKAQKKAESVLGGSDYNLILKKLRLLANQEHFLDTDKFAD
- a CDS encoding phosphoribosyl-AMP cyclohydrolase, which gives rise to MNNFNSSTKETLKANGLKLMLGTILVFSLPVLAGPTKKVSKTPNQSPVASTQEKVDCITEMEVVAAQKAWGQGIIEIGKVYTQGGDYVEAAAKHINKFYGYDLSLVLFKPTLASVDQFRTSFDSALSYFVGGNPAFPEDKGFAIKPWAAVRWKNYGIVNNSCNMAVAMGNYWFTPAAGGADTKVEYSFGYVKGKDGELKIVVHHSSIPFNPN